TCCCGCAGCCGTCCTCTACGACGCCGTCGAGTACGCCGAGGCTAACGACGTCGACGTCGTCCTCGGCGACACCGCCGGTCGTCTTCACACGGACGAGGGACTGATGGACCAACTCGAGAAGATCGATCGCGTCGTCGACCCCGACATGACGCTGTTCGTCGACGAAGCGGTGGCAGGCCAGGACGCCGTCAACCGCGCTCGAGAGTTCAACAATGCTGCCGAGATCGACGGCGCAATTTTGACGAAAGCCGACGCCGACTCCAACGGAGGCGCGGCGATTTCGGTCGCACACGTCACCGGGAAACCCATTCTGTTCCTCGGCATCGGCCAGGGCTACGATCACCTAGAGCGGTTCGATCCCGACCAGATGGTCGAACGGCTGCTCGAGGACGACTGAACGGTCGTCGAGATTCTCTTCCTACGTAAGTAGTTCGACCAGCCCCTCGAGACCCTCACCGATCAGGTCGGGCTCGGGGCCGAACGGCTCCCAGGGAGTTTTCTTCCGGTCGATCCAGACGCCCTGCATTCCCGCCTCGATCGCACCCTGGACGTCGAACCACATCGCCGAGACGTGAGCGATCCGATCGATCGGCGTCCCCGTTCGCCCGGCGGCGTGGCGATAGAGGTCCGCGTCGGGCTTGAACGTCGGCAGTTCGTAGGCGCTGATCGCGTCCTCGATCAGCTCGTCGATTGCTGCGACGTCGACCATCGACGAGAGCATCTCGGGCGTCCCGTTCGAGAGGACGTAGAGGTCGTACCCCGCGTCGTCGAGGCGCTCGAGGCTCTCGCGGACGTCGTCGAAGGGCTCGAGGTCGTGGTAGACCGAGAGGATCTCCTCGCGCTCGTCCGGCGTCGTCTCGATCCCGTGGGCCGCCATCGCGTACTCGAGGGCGTCGCGGTTGACGTCGTAGAACGACGCGTCGGTGCCGAGAACGGTTCCGACGAAGGTGTACTGCAGCGATCGTTCGCGCCACGTCCGCGAGATCGGTTCGGGGTCGTCCACACGGTCGGCGAGCGCGGTCTCGACCGCGTCGACGTCGACCAGCGTACTGTAGGAGTCGAACGTCACTGTCCTGACGCTGTCCGGGTCGAAGGACATATCATTCGCTTCGACGAGGAGAGACAAGAACCTCCACCAGCGGCAACGACTCGAACCGACCGAAGTCGCTTAGTGACCGCCCGCCGCCATCTCGAGTATGGATCCGGCGAACTGGCGTACTTACCTCATCACCCAGGAATCGATCTCGAGTGGCCGCTCGACCCTCGAGATCGTCGAGGACGCGATCGCGGGCGGGATCGACGTCGTTCAGCTACGCGAGAAGGAAACGGAGGCCCGGTGGCGGTACGAACTCGGCCTCGAGTTGCGGGAGGTGACTGCGGAGGCGGGCGTCGACCTGATCGTCAACGACCGCGTCGACGTCGCACGGGCGATCGACGCCGACGGCGTCCACGTCGGCCAGTCGGACCTGCCGGTCTCGGTCGCTCGCGATATTCTGGGTCCGGACACCATCGTCGGCTGTTCGGCCTCGACGGTCGCAGAGGCTCGAGAAGCGGAAGCCGAGGGTGCGGACTACCTGGGTGTCGGCTCGATCTACGGGACGACCTCGAAAGCGGTTCCGGAGGAAGAATCCGGCGTCGGTCCCGAGCGAGTCGCAGAGATCACCGACTCGGTCGCGATTCCAGTCGTCGGAATCGGTGGCATCACGGCCGAGAACGCAGGGCCGGTCGTCGCGGCAGGGGCTGCTGGCGTCGCCGTCATCTCCGAGATCACGACCGCCGAGGACCCACGCGACGCGACCGAGGCGCTGCGCTCGGCCGTCGAAACGACGAAGACCGTCGGCGGCGAAGGGAGAAGCGAATGACCCCAGAGATCGACGTCACCAGCGACGGGCTCGCGGAATCGCTTCGGACCGTAGCGGACGGGCAGCCGCTGATCCAGGCGCTGACCAACGAGGTGACGATGAACGACGTGGCGAACCTGATCCTCCACTGGGAGGCGTTACCAGTGATGGCCGACTCCCCCGGTGACGCCGGTGAGATGGCCGAACTCGCAAGCGCCGTCCTGCTCAACATCGGACAGGTGCCCGAAGGGAAAATCGAGGCGATGCAGGAGGCCGCCCGGAAAGCGAACGAGCGGGACATTCCGGTCGTTCTCGATCCAGTCGGCGTCGGATCGACGGCCACCCGGGAGTCGGTCGCGAAAGACCTGCTCGAGGAGGTCGACTTTGCGATCATCAAGGGCAACTACGGCGAGATCAGCACGCTCGCCGGCGTCGACGCCGAGGTCAAGGGCGTCGAATCCGTCGGCGACTACGAGGAGATCGAACGGGCTGTGACGTCGCTCGCCGACTCGAGCAACGCGGTCGTCGTCGCCTCCGGGGTCGAGGACGTCGTCGGCGACGGCGAGGGAGCCTCCCGGCTGACCGCAGGTCACGAGATGCTCGGCGAAGTCGTCGGCACCGGCTGTATGCTCGGCGCGACGCTGGCGGCGTTTGCCGGCGCGGTCGAAGACGTTCACGCGGCCGCCCTCCACGGGACGCTCGCGTTCGGACTCGCGGGCGAGCGCGCGGCGGAGATGACGTACAACGGGCCGGGAAGCTACCGGACGAACTTCCAAGATGCCGTCTACGGATTCACGCCCGAGAGCGCGTCGGACGTCGACCTCGAGTCGCGAGTCGACCGTCTCGACTGATCGCTCGAGCGGGCGGCAGGAAAAACGGTCTACACGTCGACGGGCGACAGAGCCGGTTTCTCACTCCTGTTCGTCGGACGTCACACCCTGTACGATCAGATCGAGAAGCATCGCCTTCGGACTCTCAGGTGGGTGACGCGTATCGATCAGTTCGTAGGCCGTTTCGACGTCGCCCCGTACCGCACACTGACGAACGCGACTCGCCGTCCGGAGGAACTCCGACGGCTCGGCGGTCTGGATGAACTCGGCCGGTTCGGGGTCGTCGTCCTCGAGCGCGCTCTCGCGAATCTCGTCGAACTGCGTCAGCGTCGGCTCGTAATCGTCCTCGAGTTCGGTGAGCAGATACTCCACGGCGAAGCGCTGGAACTCCGACTTATTGGTGAATTCGCCCTCGTCGGTGTGTGCCTGGACGAGTGCCATCACCTCCTCGGGGAACCGAACCGTCGACTTGACCATAGTACCGCCATCTCGTGAAAGAATATTATAAGCTTTGGACGAGGAACCGGGTCGTCACAGAGGAGGCAGACCAGCTTGGCGGTGAGAGAGCCGTCGAAACCGCCAGCGAGCGTGTTCTTCGGTTCGAGTCCGGGACGTAGCGATGGCTGTAGGCCCGGATTTACTGAGGTATGTGGTAGCTACTATCAACCCCCTACCCTGCCAGCGCAGGCTCAACGCCTTCACGTGGTAGGAGCCTACGTCGATATCCACAACGGTGGGCCGGCGGCGACGCCGGCTGTCGATTCGGTTCTCGGCTCCAATAGACGGTACAGGACAGTCGAGAGCGACAGCACCAGCGGTCGAATACGGAGACAACTCATGAAAACCAGCCTCGAGGTCGAGTACTGGGTCGTCGACGACGACGGCGACCTGGTCTCGCCCGACACACTGCTCGACGTTTCGGATCAGATCGATCCGGAGTTCGTCGAGCCGATGATCGAGCTCAAAACGACGCCGTGCTCGTCGATGACGGAACTCCGGTCGGAGTTTCGCGAGCTACTGGCGACCGTCGTCGACGCCGCCCACGAACAGGACAAGCGGCTCGTCCCACTGGCGACGCCGCTACACGCCGCGCCCGACGAGCTTCCGTACCGGAACAAGCGCGGAACCGACCTCCAGCGACGGATCGTGGGCCCAACGTTCGACGACGCCCGCGTCTGTGCCGGGACGCACATGCACTTCGAGCAGTCGAACGTCCCCGCCCAGTTGAACGCCCTGACCGCGATCGATCCCGCGTTCGCGCTCGTGAACAGCTCCTCGCACTACCGCGGCGAACCGATCCTCGCGTGCGCTCGACCCTACCTCTACCGGCGCTCGTGTTACGGCCCCTGTCCCGAACAGGGCCAGCTATGGTCGTACGTCGACAGCGTCGACGAATGGGAGGCGAAACTCGAGACCGCCTACGACTGCTTCCGCGAACGCGCGCTCGAGCACGGCGTCGACCCCGACGAGTTCGACGACGAGTTCAGCCCCTACGACGCGGTCTGGACCCCAGTTCGACTCCGGAAGGCGATGCCAACCGTCGAGTGGCGCTCGCCCGACGTCGCATTGCCGAGCCAGATCTTCGCACTCGCGGAGACCGTCGGATCAATCGTCGAGCACGCGGACGCCCGCGGCGTAACCTACGAGGGATCGAACTCGAGCGGCGGACTCGTCCTCCCCGACTTCGAGACGGTCGAAACGGTGACCGACGCCGCGATCTACGACGGCCTCGAGGACGAACGCGTCCAGGAGTATCTGCGACGGCTCGGCTTCACACCCGACGCATACGAGCCGCTTTCCGGTCGACTGCCCAACTCGAGGGTGACAGAACGGGAAGCGAAAGGACTGCGACTCGAGGCCGCGAGTCAGCTGGAGCGAGAAGTTGGGAAGGGCCGGGCTCGAGCGTAAGTTAGTTTTTGAGCGTTAGAATCGCTCGCGGATGTCTCGTGTTTCTTCGATGGCATCGGTCTCGAGAAGAGTGACGATTCCATCAGATACGGGTCGTGCCCGACGCGGTCGCCTGTCCGGTACTGGTAGAGATTGAAAGCGTAGATTCGTATGTGGGACCATCCCGCTCAAGAACTTGATTGACAGCTACAACCAAGCAGCAAAGAGACGAACTCACGTTCAAGATAAGCTTCAATATTATTTAGTAGACACTACTTTTTATGCCAGAGAGTCATATTGCTCGCAAGAAAGATAAGGGATAATTTAATTGTCCCCACTGTGGCATTCATGCTCGACAATATGGTGGAGAATCATTTTGGATAAACACGCATGAAGAACGAGTAAAATCTGATGTTCACGCTTCAACGAGTTACCAACATTGTATGGCGAGAGTCAGATTGGAAGCAGGCGCGATCCCAACCGAAGTCTCGACCGACGGAGAAGATGGTATCGAAGAAGTCACTAAAGTAGCTACGACGTGCCAAGACTGGCAGTTTAGTCAGTGGGCCAGTGTCGATGGACAGTGTGTTCGCACTGAACCCAGCATATTCGAACTATAACATGTGCGATACACGGCCCTGTAAAGTACCATTTTCGGCGATGATTCTCGGTTTCTCGTGAACGTTTTGACCGGCATCCGCAACTCTACATCACCTTGAGAAAGAGGTGTCGCTGATCTCCTTGCTCTTCCTTCATTGGAAACGCTGATAACCAGACAAACTTTATCAATCTTAAATACATCATATTGAAAGGCACCACGTTAGCTATCCCCCACCATTATATCCATCAGCTATAAGTTACTTTTCGCAATACATAGAGTCATGGATTGGGAGAAAGCGCACGCCGCCTACATGGTCCTCCACAAACGGTTGTCAATATTCAAACGACTCCTCGATGCCCCAGCTTATCAAAACCAACTGGTCGACGAGGTAGACGCCTCACAGTCGACGGTTTACCGTGGACTCAACCAACTCGAAGATCACAATCTAGTGGAAAAACAAGATGGTATGTATATACCAACAACGTTCGGCCAAATCGTATATACACAGTATGACCGAACCGATGAAATCGTCCGGACCTTTGCAGAATCGAAGCGGTTACTTGAAACCAAACAACAAATTGGAACCGTTCTTGACCCGTCCATCGCTCGTAATGCAACGACACATGTGATCGGGGAGATGAGATCCGATCTTGTGTACGAATACCTTGAAGAACAAGTCTCTGGGGCGTCCAAAATGGGTGGTGTCGTGCCGACTATTTTTAGGCCTATAGTAGAGACGTATTTGAATAAGACAGCAGCAAACCAACTGGATGCTGAATTTGTCTTCGGCAAGGAAGCGACTGAACAAGTGCAAACAAAGCTCAGTGACGAATTCAAAAGCCTTTTTAACACCGGGAATTTCGATGCATATTCGTACTCAGGTGAAATCCCGATGGGGGTAGTCGTAATCACAGAACCCGTCGAACATGTTCTTGTCGTTATTCACGACGATATTGGGGTTGTTCGTGGTATCATTGATTCTAAGGACAGAACCGCAATTACGTGGGCAAAAGACTGGTATTCAAAACATGAAGCCGAGAGTACACCGTTAACACTCTCCTGAATCCCTTTCTGGAATAAGTCGATATAACCCCTCAATCAATAACAAACCAATATATTTCGCCATAAAAATAACAAGTAGTATATATGGTGCCTGAACCACTTTTAGGATCTCGAACGGAAACATTCCGATGGCTAATCAAGGAAGTTCTTGTCATAGCATCTATTGTAGTATTTTGGGGTGTTGTAGTCAGTCTGATTAATGCAACCCAGAACGCAACGAACTTCTTCTTAGAAAACGCTGGAGTGGATTTCATGCTCCGTAGAGAGATCCTTTCTGCATCAGGACCTCTTTGGGAAGTAGCTCTTATCATTATTGTTGGCTCGGCTTTGCTTTATGCCCTTGTGCGGACCAAAACAATAACGCCTCCTGAAATAAGGAATAATGCATAGGTCCGACAGCGATCACTCTCGGGACTGAGTGATCTCGAGTATCCGTACTCACAAATGGACAGTTCTTTGTGGGGATTTCTATTCTGTCTCTGCGTCAGCGGTATCTTGGTCATCAGTGGATAGTTGTCGTGTCGAACGCCAGAGGTACAGGCCACTGACGAGTATTACGCTCCATGTTATCAGGACCAATTCGAGCGCATATGCCAGTATATTCGTCTCGGTGAACATGTGGAGATACGGTGCTATGAGCCCCATTCCGAGCAGTGCGATTCCATACCCAGTCAGCGTAAGGACGGTCTTTGGATAACTCTCTCTTGCCCTTACTGCGGCTACACCAATTGCGAGTGACAGCGGGGCGAACAGCACGAGCTTAATGATATGTTCTTCACCGACAGGACCGATTGTAGGTTCACTACCCGAGGGATAGGTTTCTATGACAACATACGTCTCACCTTCGTATTCGACAATCGTGAGTTCACTCTGCACTGCCGTCCCTGGCGCATAGATGCTATCAGTCGGGAAGGATGGTGGAGCCTGTTCGTAAGCATCACAAGTGAGAACCCAGTCGCTACATATCTCCATCGTATATGGTTCTCGGTCTGCTAAGTCTATGTACGAACTGTATTTATCTTCGACAGGAGGGTTGTAGACTTCTTTTTGTTGTTCCTCGTAGATGGTCATGAAGAGGCTCTGCTTCTCATCGTCGAGGTCTTCCAGCGGTGTGGGATCGATGTCGTCCGACGAGTCGTTCTCAGTCGCTATCCCCCAAGGTTCAATTTCCTCCGTCGTTGAATTGTGGGCAATATAGTACTCCGGGGTTTCAAACTCAGACTCGTACGCGCCGCTGAACACGGCAGGGAAAAATATCCCGCCGATTAGCAAGACAGCCACGAACAGCGATAACCCCAGCAAATGTCTCGGTTTCATTAATAAATGTGTACTCGAGGAAACATAAGTTCCTTATGGTGTATCAATTATTATTTTGCGAAGTATATTCTATATTTACTTGCAACTTGTAGTCTGTCAGAAGGTACCACTAATTAGTAGAAATCTACCTCATCCTTGTGTTCGTTTGCTTCAGAAGTAGCACAAAAAGTTAAATCGGGTGTGACTTCATCCGGGGACCCATTATCATAGCAACTATCGCAGGGTGCAGGGTTATCTCCATAATCAGTCTGGCCTGTGTACCAGGTGCGCATCGGTGTAACTTCGTCGAACGACGTGATTCCACCCATTGAATGATCCCAATTTCCATGACTGTAATCTGAGCAATCTTCTGCAGGTGCTGAATAATGATCTGTTTGATACCAGACGAGTGTGTGGAACACCTCATGGATTACAGTATTCTTAAAGGTTTGGGTGCCAGAGTCATAGAGATAACTCCCCATCACCGACGAGTTGACGTTCGCTGTAGCAATTGCGCCTTCGTTATCGAAGTCATCAGCACCCCACCCTTTTCCTACTGCACCTCTTGCGGCGCCAGCATTGAGCCCATCAATTATAGGAAGATCACCATACGAGTGGAATATTAACAGGTGGATATCGGTTGGAATAGGGTCCCTCGGGAAATTATCTTTAACATGTTTTGCAAAGCTATCAAGCAAATCAAAAATATCGCTATGATCACTGACCCCTTCATATGGTTCTGTGCCACCGTTTATATTAAAGTCATAATCTACTTGCTCAGCTAGATCTTCGACGGCATCAATAGCGTCATCTATGTCACTATCGTCTACATTGACATGTTCCCAAACATAAATATTGAGTGTCTGACTCATTCGAAATCACCCACGTTTGAGATGGTCTGGAAAGTAACCTCACCGAAATTTTCTATCTCGATCGTAGGAGTCAGTTCCTTTTCTATCGTTTCTTTTTCTTTACCTTTGCTGGGAACACTTACTGGCTGCGGATCTAAAGACATGGTTTCATTTTCGCCCGTTGGAACCTCAATTTTGTTTCCGCCAACTCCCACTGTTATCCTACCGTTCTCTTCTTTATTGACTCGAATTGCTGGAGTCTGAATGACTTCAGCAACACTCGATCCAGATTTTGCATTCTTCCGCTCATCCAATTCAATACTAACACCTGACATTTCCTTTCTCACAATCTCTGTTGGCAGTTCTTTCAAGCCATTGTAGGCTAGGAGGTTATTGGAAGATTCTATTTTCTCTGTAATCTCATCGGAAGTTATCGGAACAACAACTTCGTTATCATCCGTAACGCCATATCCCATTGATGGGTTACAGATAACTGTATCTGGGTAAACATCTCCGTCATAACGGAGGCCCATCTCTGCGAAATAGGCCGTACCGGTTTTTTCTATCTCTAATTCTTCAGCACTAACGATACCAGACCCAAGAGTAGCACCCGCGACACCAGCAATTCCAATGGTTTGTAGCACTTTACGTCTGGTGTGATCGCCATCTGTCGATGAATTCTTCGACACCATAGATGACACTAATGAAGAACAGACCATTATAATTATCTACTGAATTTATATCCACTAAATTATCAATCTTTCAGTCTTTGATAATATTTTCAGGCCGGTGCGAGATAGTGCATAACAAGCGTCCTGAATGATGAGGGCGAAAGTTGGGTCCTCGGCGACAAAATCTGTACAGATAGGACAACTGTTGTCGGTTTTTGTGGCGCTTCGCATCCACAACCATGCGACAATTCACAT
This portion of the Natronobacterium texcoconense genome encodes:
- a CDS encoding haloacid dehalogenase type II, giving the protein MSFDPDSVRTVTFDSYSTLVDVDAVETALADRVDDPEPISRTWRERSLQYTFVGTVLGTDASFYDVNRDALEYAMAAHGIETTPDEREEILSVYHDLEPFDDVRESLERLDDAGYDLYVLSNGTPEMLSSMVDVAAIDELIEDAISAYELPTFKPDADLYRHAAGRTGTPIDRIAHVSAMWFDVQGAIEAGMQGVWIDRKKTPWEPFGPEPDLIGEGLEGLVELLT
- the thiE gene encoding thiamine phosphate synthase; protein product: MDPANWRTYLITQESISSGRSTLEIVEDAIAGGIDVVQLREKETEARWRYELGLELREVTAEAGVDLIVNDRVDVARAIDADGVHVGQSDLPVSVARDILGPDTIVGCSASTVAEAREAEAEGADYLGVGSIYGTTSKAVPEEESGVGPERVAEITDSVAIPVVGIGGITAENAGPVVAAGAAGVAVISEITTAEDPRDATEALRSAVETTKTVGGEGRSE
- the thiM gene encoding hydroxyethylthiazole kinase, giving the protein MTPEIDVTSDGLAESLRTVADGQPLIQALTNEVTMNDVANLILHWEALPVMADSPGDAGEMAELASAVLLNIGQVPEGKIEAMQEAARKANERDIPVVLDPVGVGSTATRESVAKDLLEEVDFAIIKGNYGEISTLAGVDAEVKGVESVGDYEEIERAVTSLADSSNAVVVASGVEDVVGDGEGASRLTAGHEMLGEVVGTGCMLGATLAAFAGAVEDVHAAALHGTLAFGLAGERAAEMTYNGPGSYRTNFQDAVYGFTPESASDVDLESRVDRLD
- a CDS encoding ribbon-helix-helix domain-containing protein, producing MVKSTVRFPEEVMALVQAHTDEGEFTNKSEFQRFAVEYLLTELEDDYEPTLTQFDEIRESALEDDDPEPAEFIQTAEPSEFLRTASRVRQCAVRGDVETAYELIDTRHPPESPKAMLLDLIVQGVTSDEQE
- a CDS encoding glutamate-cysteine ligase family protein — encoded protein: MKTSLEVEYWVVDDDGDLVSPDTLLDVSDQIDPEFVEPMIELKTTPCSSMTELRSEFRELLATVVDAAHEQDKRLVPLATPLHAAPDELPYRNKRGTDLQRRIVGPTFDDARVCAGTHMHFEQSNVPAQLNALTAIDPAFALVNSSSHYRGEPILACARPYLYRRSCYGPCPEQGQLWSYVDSVDEWEAKLETAYDCFRERALEHGVDPDEFDDEFSPYDAVWTPVRLRKAMPTVEWRSPDVALPSQIFALAETVGSIVEHADARGVTYEGSNSSGGLVLPDFETVETVTDAAIYDGLEDERVQEYLRRLGFTPDAYEPLSGRLPNSRVTEREAKGLRLEAASQLEREVGKGRARA
- a CDS encoding helix-turn-helix transcriptional regulator, with translation MDWEKAHAAYMVLHKRLSIFKRLLDAPAYQNQLVDEVDASQSTVYRGLNQLEDHNLVEKQDGMYIPTTFGQIVYTQYDRTDEIVRTFAESKRLLETKQQIGTVLDPSIARNATTHVIGEMRSDLVYEYLEEQVSGASKMGGVVPTIFRPIVETYLNKTAANQLDAEFVFGKEATEQVQTKLSDEFKSLFNTGNFDAYSYSGEIPMGVVVITEPVEHVLVVIHDDIGVVRGIIDSKDRTAITWAKDWYSKHEAESTPLTLS